In Deferribacter desulfuricans SSM1, the following are encoded in one genomic region:
- a CDS encoding DegQ family serine endoprotease encodes MRRVSMILMVILLYAVNLFAYFGAPDSFVDVVKKTRDGVVNISTTKIVKRKSLPYFFDDDFFRRFFGDNFKHFQNEPKEYKSKALGSGFVIDKSGYIVTNNHVVDGADEIIVKLADKKEFKAKVVGKDPLTDLALLKIDPKDEELKPLPLGDSDKTEVGEWVVAIGNPFGLEWTVTAGIISAKGRVLGEGPYDNFMQTDASINPGNSGGPLVNMKGEVVGINTAIIPSGQGLGFAIPVNMLKELLPKLKEGKVKRGWLGVTVQPLDDKLAKSFGLDKNEGALIADVIKGDPADKAGLKAGDIVIAVDNEPVKDSRDLVMIIGKHNPGDKVTLAIIRDGKVLKKTVKLGERKDGQVAQGGELREGKLVVDDLSQSELKDYGIDGGVKVVNVDPSSNAYEAGLRKGDVIVWINRHKIKNSSEFYEYYDKIKKDDIVALKVITRMGSKFIAFNKDE; translated from the coding sequence ATGAGACGAGTAAGTATGATTTTAATGGTTATTTTGTTGTATGCGGTAAATCTATTTGCATACTTTGGTGCACCTGATTCTTTTGTGGATGTGGTGAAAAAGACAAGGGATGGTGTAGTTAATATTAGTACTACCAAAATAGTAAAAAGAAAAAGTTTACCATATTTTTTTGATGATGATTTTTTTAGGAGATTTTTTGGAGATAATTTTAAACATTTTCAAAATGAACCAAAAGAATACAAATCAAAAGCTCTTGGTTCTGGTTTCGTGATTGATAAGTCAGGTTATATTGTCACAAATAATCATGTTGTAGATGGAGCTGATGAAATAATAGTAAAGCTGGCTGATAAAAAAGAGTTTAAAGCAAAAGTTGTAGGTAAAGATCCTCTGACAGACCTTGCTTTGCTGAAAATTGATCCAAAGGATGAGGAACTTAAACCTTTGCCTCTTGGTGATTCAGACAAAACAGAGGTGGGGGAATGGGTTGTTGCTATAGGTAACCCTTTTGGATTGGAGTGGACTGTTACTGCTGGTATAATTAGTGCTAAAGGTAGAGTTTTGGGTGAAGGACCTTATGACAACTTTATGCAAACAGATGCATCTATTAATCCAGGGAACAGCGGTGGGCCGCTTGTTAATATGAAAGGTGAGGTAGTTGGTATAAATACGGCCATAATACCATCAGGACAAGGGCTTGGTTTTGCTATACCTGTTAATATGCTAAAAGAGTTGTTACCAAAACTTAAAGAAGGTAAAGTTAAAAGAGGGTGGCTTGGAGTTACTGTTCAGCCTTTAGATGATAAACTCGCAAAGTCTTTTGGTCTAGATAAAAATGAAGGTGCTTTGATAGCTGATGTTATTAAAGGTGATCCAGCAGATAAGGCTGGTTTAAAGGCTGGTGATATTGTTATAGCAGTTGATAATGAGCCTGTTAAAGATAGCCGTGATTTAGTAATGATTATAGGGAAGCATAACCCTGGTGATAAAGTAACTTTGGCCATTATTCGAGATGGAAAGGTTTTGAAGAAAACTGTTAAGTTGGGAGAAAGGAAGGATGGTCAGGTTGCTCAAGGTGGTGAGTTAAGAGAGGGGAAACTGGTTGTAGATGATTTAAGTCAAAGTGAGCTTAAAGATTATGGTATAGATGGTGGTGTAAAAGTTGTAAATGTTGATCCAAGTTCAAATGCATATGAAGCAGGTCTTAGAAAAGGTGATGTTATAGTTTGGATCAACAGACATAAGATTAAAAATAGTTCAGAATTTTACGAATATTATGATAAAATCAAGAAAGATGATATTGTAGCTTTAAAGGTTATTACAAGGATGGGAAGTAAATTTATAGCATTTAACAAAGATGAATAA
- a CDS encoding ABC transporter ATP-binding protein, with translation MLRLEKVHTKYGHIEALKGINLHIKEGEIVTIIGANGAGKTTTLNTISGILKPSAGKIKFLNEDITNLTADKIVAKGIVQVPEGRQIFPNLTVYENLLMGAYLRKDKVEIENDLEKVYELFPRLKERRDQLGGTLSGGEQQMLAIGRALMSKPVLLLLDEPSLGLAPIIVENIFEIIKEINSQGTTILLVEQNAHLALSIADRGYVMETGNIIMEDDAKALLDNEDVKKAYLGM, from the coding sequence ATGCTACGGCTTGAAAAAGTTCACACAAAATATGGACATATTGAGGCGTTGAAAGGGATAAATTTGCATATAAAAGAGGGGGAGATAGTTACTATAATTGGTGCCAATGGCGCTGGTAAGACTACGACATTAAATACTATTTCAGGGATTTTAAAGCCTTCTGCTGGGAAAATTAAGTTTTTGAATGAGGATATCACAAATCTTACTGCAGATAAAATTGTTGCTAAGGGTATTGTTCAAGTTCCTGAAGGAAGACAGATATTTCCTAATTTGACAGTATATGAAAATTTACTAATGGGTGCTTATTTAAGAAAAGATAAAGTTGAAATTGAAAATGATTTAGAAAAAGTTTATGAGCTTTTTCCTAGACTTAAAGAGAGAAGGGATCAGTTAGGTGGTACCTTATCAGGTGGTGAGCAGCAAATGCTTGCTATTGGTAGAGCTCTTATGAGTAAACCTGTTTTATTACTTCTTGATGAGCCAAGTCTTGGTTTAGCTCCAATTATTGTTGAAAATATCTTTGAAATTATTAAAGAGATAAATTCTCAGGGTACTACTATTTTGCTTGTAGAGCAAAATGCTCATTTGGCATTGTCTATTGCTGATAGAGGATATGTAATGGAAACCGGTAATATTATTATGGAAGATGATGCTAAGGCATTGTTAGATAATGAAGATGTAAAAAAAGCTTATTTAGGGATGTAA
- a CDS encoding RNA polymerase sigma factor, whose protein sequence is MSDKSIVAAILKGDVKSFELLIIKYQKQLFHTVLSLVKDPDISDDIVQEAFLKAFEKLDTLRDKSQFFPWLKRIAINLALAHLNKSKRNVDMYSEWDNDESEKTDYFENIADEDNPEELLLKEELRKYVRKFVESLPDRLRVVVILREVEDMSYEEIAETLKIPVGTVRSRLFNARQIIKNRLISQGLADGLYKIS, encoded by the coding sequence GTGTCGGACAAAAGTATAGTCGCTGCTATCTTAAAAGGGGATGTGAAATCTTTTGAGCTTTTGATAATTAAATATCAAAAACAGCTATTTCATACAGTTTTATCATTGGTGAAAGATCCTGATATCTCTGATGATATAGTTCAGGAAGCTTTTTTAAAGGCGTTTGAAAAACTTGATACTTTACGTGATAAATCACAGTTTTTCCCTTGGTTGAAAAGGATAGCAATAAATTTAGCTTTAGCTCATTTAAACAAAAGTAAGAGAAATGTAGATATGTACTCTGAGTGGGATAATGATGAAAGTGAAAAAACAGATTATTTTGAAAATATTGCGGACGAAGATAATCCTGAAGAATTGCTTTTGAAAGAAGAGTTAAGGAAATATGTTAGAAAATTTGTGGAATCTTTGCCAGATAGGTTGAGAGTTGTAGTAATTTTAAGAGAAGTGGAAGATATGAGTTATGAAGAGATTGCTGAGACATTGAAAATACCTGTTGGTACTGTTAGATCTAGACTTTTCAATGCCAGACAAATAATAAAAAATAGACTTATAAGTCAGGGGTTGGCTGATGGATTGTATAAAATATCGTAA
- a CDS encoding branched-chain amino acid ABC transporter permease: MEFLSFFQNDYFLQIATMTCINIVIVLGLNLITGVTGQLSLGHAAFMSLGAYCSALLALKLNMPFWVCVSAGTLFAGIMGALLGIPILRLRGDYLAIATLGFGEIVRVVILNTPIAGRALGLYAIPQYTTFFIALLAVILGIIFMYRFENSRHGLALRSIREDEIAAEMMGVDIAKYKILAFAVGSAFAGLGGSLYAHFLTYINPNDFGFMKSIEQLCMLVLGGMGSITGAAAGAVVLSTVPELLRFASEYRMVTYGVVLIVMMIFRPQGLFGKIRVNV, encoded by the coding sequence ATGGAATTTTTATCTTTTTTTCAGAATGATTATTTTTTACAAATTGCAACGATGACATGTATTAATATAGTTATTGTTTTAGGGTTAAATTTGATTACTGGCGTTACAGGGCAATTATCTCTTGGACATGCTGCTTTTATGAGTTTGGGTGCATATTGTTCTGCTCTTTTAGCACTTAAACTGAATATGCCATTTTGGGTATGTGTTTCTGCAGGTACTCTTTTTGCTGGTATAATGGGGGCTTTGCTTGGTATTCCTATATTGAGGCTAAGAGGGGACTATTTGGCAATAGCTACTCTAGGGTTTGGTGAAATTGTGAGAGTTGTGATTTTAAATACTCCCATAGCTGGTAGAGCGCTTGGCCTTTATGCAATACCACAATATACAACGTTTTTTATAGCATTATTAGCTGTAATATTGGGTATTATTTTTATGTATCGTTTTGAAAACTCAAGACATGGACTTGCTTTAAGAAGTATTAGAGAAGATGAGATTGCAGCAGAAATGATGGGCGTGGATATTGCTAAATACAAAATATTGGCATTTGCTGTTGGATCAGCTTTCGCAGGTTTAGGTGGATCACTTTATGCACATTTCTTAACATATATAAATCCAAACGATTTTGGATTTATGAAATCGATAGAGCAACTCTGTATGCTTGTTTTAGGTGGTATGGGTAGTATTACTGGTGCAGCTGCAGGTGCTGTTGTTCTTAGTACAGTTCCAGAGCTATTGAGATTTGCTTCTGAGTATAGAATGGTAACTTATGGTGTTGTTTTAATAGTTATGATGATTTTTAGACCTCAAGGATTGTTTGGTAAAATAAGAGTTAATGTATAG
- a CDS encoding branched-chain amino acid ABC transporter permease: MIIKQLLNGLTVGSVYALIALGYTMVYGIIKLINFAHGDIYMIGAFLGLIAATVIMKNFVVVLVFAMMGCAILGVLVEKVAYKPLRNSSRISALISAIGASIIISNTVVLINGPQREAYPKLFPNITYNLGGISISLLQVFIIVISIVLMYGLYYIVHNTKMGIAMRAVSQNLNAARLMGINPDKIISFTFALGSSLAAAAGVLVGTYYTAIDPMMGLLFGLKAFVAAVLGGIGSIPGAMFGGIVLGLAEVLGVAFISPSFRDAIAFGILIFILIVKPTGLFGSTAKEKV; the protein is encoded by the coding sequence ATGATTATTAAACAATTGTTAAATGGTCTGACTGTTGGGAGCGTTTATGCTTTAATAGCTCTTGGGTATACTATGGTTTATGGTATTATTAAACTCATAAACTTTGCCCATGGCGATATTTATATGATAGGAGCCTTTTTAGGGCTTATAGCTGCTACTGTAATTATGAAAAATTTTGTAGTTGTGTTAGTTTTTGCTATGATGGGTTGTGCGATTTTAGGTGTGTTAGTTGAAAAGGTTGCTTATAAACCACTTAGAAATTCATCAAGAATTTCTGCATTAATAAGTGCAATTGGTGCGTCAATAATTATTTCAAATACAGTTGTATTAATAAATGGTCCTCAACGTGAAGCATATCCAAAGTTGTTTCCAAATATTACTTATAATTTAGGTGGTATATCTATTTCATTGTTACAAGTTTTTATAATTGTGATCTCAATTGTCCTTATGTACGGACTTTATTATATAGTTCATAATACAAAAATGGGAATAGCTATGAGAGCTGTTTCCCAAAATTTAAATGCTGCTAGATTGATGGGGATTAACCCGGATAAAATTATTAGCTTTACTTTTGCTTTGGGATCTTCGTTAGCTGCTGCTGCAGGAGTTTTAGTTGGTACATATTATACTGCTATTGACCCAATGATGGGTTTACTGTTTGGTCTAAAGGCTTTTGTTGCAGCAGTATTGGGTGGTATTGGTAGTATTCCTGGAGCAATGTTTGGTGGTATTGTTTTGGGACTTGCTGAAGTATTAGGTGTTGCTTTTATCTCTCCATCTTTTAGAGATGCAATAGCTTTTGGTATTCTGATTTTTATATTGATAGTTAAACCGACAGGATTATTTGGTTCTACTGCAAAAGAGAAGGTATAA
- a CDS encoding ABC transporter substrate-binding protein, which yields MKRLLLLVLSIVMLLSFGAFAKSKDLVIGVVGPETGNLAVYGVKTLDGVMLAVDEINANGGVNGKRIKVVHYDDRGDKAEAAAATQRLINRDKVCAIIGEPTSGATFVIGPIANRAKVVLISAGATAKGVTDGKPFVFRDTLLDSDGAPATLKFIMDKFGWKNFALITSVNNDYSVGLSGIFKEAAKNYGANIVVEQTVSDGDTDFSAQITAIKPHNPDAIIFTGYYPEGSLIMLEARKQGVKAPMVGGDGLLAPDLWKVGGDAVLGSIVYAGFSPQAKAENVQNFVKKMAERGKEADMFSAQGYDAVYLLVNAMKKAGVTDCTNVKQRVAMRDALAATKDFMGVSGKMSFDKEGNAKKVPFIQMVDKKDGKYYFKLLNE from the coding sequence ATGAAGAGGTTATTGTTATTAGTTTTAAGTATTGTGATGTTACTATCTTTTGGTGCATTTGCAAAATCAAAGGATTTAGTAATTGGTGTAGTTGGTCCTGAAACAGGTAATTTAGCAGTTTATGGTGTTAAAACACTTGATGGTGTTATGTTGGCTGTAGATGAGATTAACGCTAATGGTGGAGTAAATGGTAAAAGAATTAAAGTTGTTCATTATGACGACAGAGGTGATAAAGCAGAGGCAGCTGCAGCTACTCAAAGATTAATCAACAGAGATAAGGTGTGTGCTATTATTGGTGAGCCTACTTCTGGTGCTACATTTGTTATTGGGCCTATTGCAAACAGAGCAAAGGTTGTGTTAATTTCAGCTGGTGCTACTGCTAAAGGGGTAACAGATGGCAAACCATTTGTATTCAGAGATACTTTATTGGACTCTGACGGTGCCCCTGCTACATTGAAGTTTATAATGGATAAATTTGGTTGGAAAAATTTTGCACTAATTACTTCAGTTAATAATGACTATAGTGTTGGTTTATCAGGTATTTTTAAAGAAGCAGCTAAAAATTATGGTGCTAATATAGTTGTTGAGCAAACAGTATCAGATGGTGATACAGATTTTTCTGCTCAAATTACTGCTATAAAACCTCATAATCCAGATGCTATTATATTTACTGGTTATTATCCAGAAGGTTCATTAATTATGTTAGAAGCTAGAAAACAAGGTGTTAAAGCACCTATGGTTGGTGGTGATGGTTTGCTTGCTCCTGATTTGTGGAAAGTTGGTGGCGATGCTGTATTGGGTTCTATTGTATATGCTGGTTTCTCACCACAAGCTAAAGCTGAAAATGTTCAAAACTTTGTTAAGAAAATGGCTGAAAGAGGAAAAGAAGCTGACATGTTCTCAGCTCAAGGATATGATGCAGTTTATCTTCTAGTTAATGCTATGAAAAAAGCTGGTGTTACAGATTGTACTAACGTTAAACAAAGAGTTGCTATGAGAGATGCTCTTGCAGCTACAAAAGATTTTATGGGTGTAAGTGGTAAGATGAGCTTTGATAAAGAAGGTAATGCTAAAAAGGTTCCATTTATCCAAATGGTTGATAAGAAAGACGGTAAATATTACTTTAAGCTCCTTAATGAATAG
- a CDS encoding ABC transporter ATP-binding protein gives MSEVILELKNVCMYFGGLKAVDDVSFDIKKGEIMSLIGPNGAGKTTIFNVITGVYVPTSGEIWFKKVLLNKYKPHQITKMGIARTFQNIRLFKQLTVLENIILAMHCRRKIGVIQSVLRLPGYHSELKKVTKRAEELLDYMGLLGKKDEKAENLPYGEQRKLEITRALATGADLLLLDEPAAGMNPQETTNLMELIEKIRNELQKTIFLIEHDMKLVMGISDRIVVLDYGKKIAEGLPHEIRNNKKVIEAYLGKEVANATA, from the coding sequence ATGAGTGAGGTTATTTTAGAATTAAAAAATGTTTGCATGTATTTTGGTGGTTTAAAGGCTGTAGATGATGTTAGTTTTGATATTAAAAAAGGCGAAATTATGAGTTTAATTGGTCCTAATGGTGCTGGTAAGACAACAATTTTTAATGTTATTACCGGTGTATATGTGCCTACAAGTGGAGAAATATGGTTTAAAAAAGTTTTATTAAATAAATATAAACCACATCAAATAACAAAAATGGGTATAGCAAGGACTTTTCAAAACATTCGTTTATTTAAACAGTTAACTGTTTTAGAAAATATTATATTGGCTATGCATTGTAGAAGAAAAATTGGTGTTATCCAATCAGTTCTAAGATTACCTGGTTATCATAGTGAGTTAAAAAAGGTTACAAAAAGGGCTGAAGAGTTGTTAGATTATATGGGATTGCTGGGTAAGAAAGATGAAAAAGCTGAAAATCTACCTTATGGTGAGCAGAGAAAGCTTGAAATTACAAGAGCTCTTGCAACAGGTGCAGACTTGTTACTTTTGGATGAACCAGCTGCTGGTATGAACCCTCAAGAAACTACAAATTTGATGGAGTTGATTGAAAAAATCAGAAATGAGTTGCAAAAAACAATATTTTTAATAGAGCACGATATGAAATTAGTTATGGGGATTTCTGACAGGATTGTAGTTTTGGATTATGGTAAAAAAATAGCTGAGGGTCTACCTCATGAAATTAGAAACAATAAAAAAGTTATTGAAGCTTATCTAGGAAAAGAGGTGGCAAATGCTACGGCTTGA
- a CDS encoding zf-HC2 domain-containing protein — translation MDCIKYRKLISAYVDNELEEIESEKVISHLLECKSCKLFYENLLLLKDDIKEAFSMNNYDYDCSNQIMSKLVFAKPTYNRKKFSKIYVAIAVIFLIAISLLLFKKTETQSQMASEYKLEKYVAEHLEKNRVIDLNKVTNVSYDR, via the coding sequence ATGGATTGTATAAAATATCGTAAATTAATTTCTGCGTATGTAGATAATGAATTAGAAGAAATTGAAAGTGAAAAGGTTATTTCTCATTTGTTGGAGTGTAAATCTTGTAAACTTTTTTATGAAAATCTTTTACTTTTAAAGGATGACATTAAAGAAGCTTTTTCTATGAATAATTATGATTATGATTGTTCAAATCAAATTATGAGTAAGTTAGTATTTGCTAAACCTACTTATAATAGGAAAAAGTTTTCTAAGATTTATGTGGCGATAGCTGTTATATTCTTAATTGCTATTTCATTGTTACTTTTTAAAAAAACAGAAACCCAAAGTCAAATGGCATCAGAGTATAAATTAGAAAAATATGTAGCTGAGCATTTAGAAAAAAATAGAGTAATTGATTTGAATAAAGTTACAAATGTAAGCTATGATAGATAA
- a CDS encoding MucB/RseB C-terminal domain-containing protein: protein MIDKQVKNICLYFLFIFFVSVVLARAENLFEGVYIKIALDEDRYVQFDFEKETPHNKYLAHTVSNLINAVFSVDMVSSEYYSEKISYKKISDFNIKVIEFDPIFNDRFKHILWIYKDGRIYKQEVYDLSGKLLYSYQFKTNRVKKRIFNHKVSGGYYLYKGFKLVYKGVNRDGEKQISFTDGLNSFSVFWKKSNNKTVPIKRILLGNYMLRKNFGNYLVTVVGTIPYFEMEKVVNYLIKKEVIR, encoded by the coding sequence ATGATAGATAAACAAGTTAAAAATATTTGTTTATATTTTTTATTTATCTTTTTTGTGTCTGTTGTTTTAGCAAGAGCAGAAAATTTATTTGAGGGTGTGTATATAAAAATTGCTCTCGATGAAGACAGGTATGTACAATTTGACTTTGAAAAAGAAACTCCACATAATAAATATCTTGCTCATACGGTGTCAAATCTTATAAATGCTGTATTTTCTGTCGATATGGTATCTTCTGAATATTATTCTGAAAAAATTAGTTATAAAAAAATTAGTGACTTTAATATTAAAGTGATTGAGTTTGATCCTATTTTTAATGATAGGTTTAAACACATTTTATGGATTTATAAAGATGGTAGAATATACAAACAAGAAGTTTATGATTTATCTGGAAAGTTACTATATTCTTACCAATTTAAAACAAATAGAGTAAAAAAAAGGATATTTAATCACAAAGTTTCTGGGGGGTACTACCTATATAAAGGTTTTAAACTAGTTTATAAAGGTGTAAATAGGGATGGTGAGAAACAGATTTCATTTACTGATGGTTTAAACAGCTTTTCAGTGTTTTGGAAAAAGTCAAATAATAAAACGGTACCTATAAAACGTATTTTATTAGGTAACTATATGTTAAGAAAAAACTTTGGTAATTATCTTGTAACAGTTGTAGGGACAATCCCTTATTTTGAAATGGAAAAAGTAGTAAATTATTTAATAAAAAAGGAGGTTATTAGATGA
- a CDS encoding helix-turn-helix domain-containing protein, with protein MTIGKKVQELRQKKQLTLRQLSKLSGCSLGFLSQVERDLVSPTVSSLKKIADALEVNIMHFFDHPSRYQRVVVKKEERNKLVNPKSKVTYELLRPQFSDTELEALYMYLEPGAYSGKELHSHNGEEFVIVLKGELEITVGDEVFHLKEGDSAIYKSNIPHGWKNPGEITTEVIWVNHPPTF; from the coding sequence ATGACAATAGGGAAAAAAGTACAGGAATTAAGACAAAAAAAACAGCTAACCTTAAGACAATTAAGCAAATTATCTGGCTGCTCTTTAGGCTTTTTATCTCAAGTAGAACGTGATCTTGTTTCACCAACAGTTTCATCCCTCAAAAAAATTGCTGATGCTTTAGAAGTAAACATAATGCACTTTTTCGATCACCCATCCCGTTATCAAAGGGTAGTCGTAAAAAAAGAAGAGCGCAATAAGCTTGTAAATCCAAAGTCAAAAGTAACATACGAATTATTGAGACCACAGTTTTCTGATACTGAATTAGAAGCATTGTATATGTATTTAGAACCAGGTGCTTATAGTGGTAAAGAGCTTCATTCTCATAATGGAGAAGAATTTGTAATTGTTTTAAAAGGTGAACTTGAGATCACTGTAGGTGATGAAGTTTTCCATCTTAAAGAAGGTGACTCTGCTATCTATAAGTCAAATATTCCTCACGGCTGGAAAAACCCAGGGGAAATAACCACTGAAGTAATCTGGGTAAACCACCCTCCAACATTTTAA
- a CDS encoding proline dehydrogenase family protein, whose protein sequence is MGLLNFLISKSIMYIPGPIVGLFAKSYIAGPNLYDAVRVTHELNNKNIMATIDILGEFISTKDEAKYYKERCIEILDTIDKEGLDANLSLKPTQMGLLLDKSFAFDNIREIVAHAKSLNNFVRIDMEDSPCTDDTLEFYRKLREEFPGHVGTVLQSYLRRTPDDILKLADGPMNFRLCKGIYNEPRKIAYKDPYIVNRNYTYSLELLLKNRAYVGIATHDEKLVFEALRLIEKYDYKKDEYEFQMLLGVDEELRDIIVSAGHRLRVYVPFGKDWLPYSRRRLKENPNIGRHALRQLFGIHGS, encoded by the coding sequence ATGGGACTTTTAAACTTTTTGATTTCTAAATCTATTATGTATATTCCAGGCCCAATTGTGGGCCTGTTTGCCAAAAGTTATATTGCTGGCCCAAATCTATATGATGCTGTTAGAGTTACCCATGAGTTGAATAATAAAAATATTATGGCAACTATCGATATATTAGGTGAGTTTATCAGTACAAAAGATGAGGCTAAATATTATAAAGAAAGATGTATAGAAATTTTGGACACTATAGACAAAGAAGGATTGGATGCCAATCTTTCTCTAAAACCTACTCAAATGGGTCTTTTACTCGATAAAAGTTTTGCTTTTGATAATATACGTGAAATTGTAGCGCATGCAAAATCATTAAATAACTTTGTCAGAATTGACATGGAAGATTCACCATGTACTGATGATACATTAGAGTTTTATAGAAAGTTGAGAGAAGAGTTTCCTGGTCATGTTGGTACTGTTTTACAATCTTATTTAAGAAGGACACCTGATGATATTTTGAAATTGGCTGATGGCCCTATGAATTTTAGGTTGTGCAAAGGGATATATAATGAGCCTAGAAAAATTGCTTATAAAGACCCTTATATTGTAAATCGTAACTACACTTATTCTTTAGAATTATTATTGAAAAATAGAGCATACGTAGGTATTGCAACTCATGATGAAAAGCTTGTGTTTGAAGCATTAAGGTTAATTGAAAAGTATGATTATAAAAAAGATGAATATGAGTTTCAGATGCTTCTTGGTGTTGATGAGGAATTAAGAGATATTATCGTTTCTGCTGGTCACAGATTGAGGGTGTATGTTCCTTTTGGTAAAGACTGGTTACCTTATTCAAGAAGAAGGCTAAAAGAAAATCCAAATATCGGTAGACATGCATTAAGACAGCTGTTTGGAATACATGGAAGCTAG
- the pruA gene encoding L-glutamate gamma-semialdehyde dehydrogenase — MFLVNNSIVKLPYPENEPVYSYAPGTKERELLRKAIDELRNQKIEIPLIIGGKEVKTGKLGKVVCPHDHNHVLAEYHMAGEKEVKMAIEASLEAWKEWQKFRWEERAAIFLKAAELLAGKYRYLLNAATMLSVSKNVFQAEIDSACELIDFWRFNTYYMQQIYSDQPPYSPKPTWNYVQHRPLEGFIFAVTPFNFTSIGGNLPTAPAIMGNVVVWKPASTSVYAPYFIMKLLKEAGLPDGVINFIPGPGSTVGNIVLRDPNLAGIHFTGSTEVFQNMWKVVGENIKNYKYYPRIVGETGGKDFVFAHNSANVKKLVTALVRGAYEYQGQKCSAASRAYIPKSIWNDVKEMMIEEMKTIKMGGPEDFTNFFNAVIDEAAFENIKSYIDYAKNSNEAEILAGGGCDKSVGYFIEPTLIQTTNPKFKLMEEEIFGPVLTVYVYDDEKYEETLELCNSTSPYGLTGAIFGEDRKAVSIALEKLEYAAGNFYVNDKPTGAVVGQQPFGGSRASGTNDKAGSYLNLIRWVTPRTIKENFDAPEDYRYSFMNEE; from the coding sequence ATGTTTTTAGTAAATAACAGTATCGTAAAATTACCATATCCAGAAAATGAACCAGTTTATAGTTATGCTCCCGGAACAAAAGAGAGAGAACTTTTGAGAAAGGCTATTGATGAGTTGAGAAATCAGAAAATTGAGATCCCTCTTATCATTGGTGGGAAAGAAGTAAAAACTGGTAAATTAGGAAAGGTTGTATGCCCTCATGACCATAATCATGTATTGGCTGAATATCATATGGCTGGTGAAAAAGAAGTAAAAATGGCTATAGAAGCATCTTTAGAGGCATGGAAAGAGTGGCAGAAATTTAGATGGGAAGAGAGAGCAGCAATCTTCTTAAAGGCTGCAGAGTTGTTGGCTGGTAAATACAGATACCTTTTAAATGCAGCTACGATGCTTTCTGTTAGTAAAAATGTTTTTCAAGCTGAGATAGATTCTGCGTGTGAGTTGATAGATTTTTGGAGATTCAATACTTACTACATGCAGCAAATATATTCTGATCAACCACCTTATTCACCTAAGCCAACATGGAATTATGTTCAACATAGACCATTAGAAGGTTTTATCTTTGCTGTAACGCCATTTAATTTTACATCAATAGGTGGTAACTTACCTACAGCTCCTGCAATAATGGGTAATGTAGTAGTTTGGAAACCTGCTTCCACATCTGTTTATGCACCTTACTTCATTATGAAGTTATTGAAAGAGGCTGGGTTGCCTGATGGAGTTATAAACTTTATTCCAGGTCCTGGCTCAACTGTTGGAAATATAGTTTTAAGAGATCCAAATCTTGCAGGAATACATTTTACAGGTAGTACCGAAGTATTCCAAAATATGTGGAAGGTAGTAGGTGAAAATATTAAAAATTATAAATATTACCCAAGAATAGTGGGTGAGACAGGTGGTAAGGATTTTGTATTTGCTCATAATAGTGCTAATGTTAAAAAATTGGTTACAGCACTTGTAAGAGGTGCTTATGAATACCAAGGGCAAAAGTGTTCTGCTGCTTCAAGAGCATATATACCTAAATCTATCTGGAATGATGTTAAAGAAATGATGATAGAAGAGATGAAAACGATTAAAATGGGTGGACCTGAAGATTTTACAAATTTCTTTAATGCTGTTATTGATGAAGCTGCATTTGAAAATATAAAATCATATATTGATTATGCTAAAAATTCAAATGAGGCAGAAATTCTTGCTGGTGGAGGCTGTGATAAATCTGTTGGTTATTTCATAGAGCCAACATTGATACAGACTACAAATCCTAAATTTAAGCTTATGGAAGAAGAGATTTTTGGACCAGTTTTAACAGTATATGTTTATGATGATGAAAAATATGAAGAGACATTGGAATTGTGTAACAGTACTTCACCTTATGGTTTAACTGGTGCTATTTTTGGAGAAGATAGAAAAGCTGTTAGCATTGCTCTTGAAAAATTAGAGTATGCAGCTGGTAATTTCTATGTAAACGATAAGCCAACCGGTGCAGTGGTAGGCCAGCAACCATTTGGAGGAAGCCGTGCTTCAGGTACAAATGATAAGGCAGGTAGCTATTTAAACCTTATTAGATGGGTAACTCCTAGAACTATAAAAGAAAATTTTGATGCACCAGAAGATTATAGATATTCATTTATGAATGAGGAGTAA